Proteins encoded in a region of the Acidobacteriota bacterium genome:
- a CDS encoding LysM peptidoglycan-binding domain-containing protein, producing the protein MKARRAFFIPLFISLILSSCATNKPMVVNLPNQNIERTTKEKPDEGKETGSELEKVIAQAEKHLLDGKEALSLGDIDRGREEFNKAIEIILTSGFNLEKEQELKDTFNEISDEIYSLELSLLKKEAGITEAPTEPSIIDEIEKIDLAKEEKKLSGEGEKFNLSGITYDIPMTFNPAVQAFINIFQNERRKEIEAALRRSGRYLDMIKRIFKEEGLPEDLAYMPIVESAFKVHAYSRARAKGLWQFIAGTARKYGLTVNWWVDERSDPEKATRAAARHLKDLYNLFGDWYLAMAAYNAGENKILRAIRRLKTKDFWRLARSRYIRRETRNYVPAILASIIIAKNPTWFGFSTAKEKPVPYEKVKIDSCTDLRVIAQCAGVPLSQIVELNPELRRLTTPANVREYWVKIPKGTKTRFLNKFAAIPKEKRLIWRRHRVRRGETLSLIAKKYRTTVTAIRKANRLRNAHLIREGQTLIIPMGPGSFRYIPTLNLPSTRSRRNYRIGERIVHRVRRGDTLYSIAKRYRTDVRSIMVWNNLSPEKPIHPGERLVIWAGKVYRGRNNKTGRITYKVKKGDTLYDIANYFNVPLDKICEWNGLSKKSKIYPGDELTIYTNN; encoded by the coding sequence ATGAAGGCACGGAGAGCATTCTTTATACCCCTATTCATAAGTCTTATACTCTCTTCTTGTGCCACCAACAAACCAATGGTGGTAAACCTCCCCAATCAGAACATAGAAAGGACAACAAAGGAGAAACCCGACGAGGGAAAGGAGACCGGCTCAGAGCTGGAGAAGGTAATCGCCCAGGCAGAAAAACACCTCCTCGATGGAAAAGAAGCCCTTTCCCTCGGTGATATCGATAGGGGAAGAGAGGAATTCAACAAAGCGATCGAGATCATCCTCACCTCAGGATTTAATCTCGAAAAAGAGCAAGAACTTAAAGACACATTCAACGAGATTTCGGACGAGATATACTCCCTTGAGCTCTCACTCCTGAAAAAGGAAGCAGGTATAACAGAAGCCCCAACGGAGCCCTCAATAATAGACGAAATAGAGAAGATAGACCTCGCAAAAGAGGAGAAAAAGCTAAGCGGAGAGGGAGAGAAGTTCAATCTCTCTGGAATCACCTACGATATCCCGATGACCTTCAACCCCGCAGTTCAAGCTTTCATCAACATCTTCCAGAACGAGAGGAGAAAGGAGATAGAAGCTGCCCTTCGACGCTCTGGGCGTTACCTCGATATGATAAAGAGAATATTCAAGGAAGAAGGGCTCCCAGAGGACCTCGCCTATATGCCGATCGTGGAAAGCGCTTTTAAGGTGCATGCCTATTCCCGGGCTCGCGCCAAGGGCTTATGGCAATTTATTGCGGGAACAGCGCGGAAATATGGTTTAACTGTGAACTGGTGGGTAGATGAACGCTCCGATCCAGAGAAGGCAACCAGGGCAGCAGCAAGGCACCTAAAAGACCTCTACAACCTATTTGGCGATTGGTATTTGGCGATGGCTGCCTATAATGCTGGTGAGAATAAAATACTCCGCGCAATTAGGAGGCTAAAGACCAAGGACTTCTGGCGCCTTGCCCGAAGCCGATACATAAGAAGGGAAACGAGGAACTATGTGCCTGCTATCTTAGCAAGCATCATAATAGCGAAGAACCCAACTTGGTTCGGCTTCTCCACTGCTAAAGAAAAACCGGTACCATACGAGAAGGTCAAGATCGACAGTTGTACCGACCTCCGGGTGATCGCTCAGTGTGCCGGGGTCCCTCTATCCCAAATTGTCGAACTCAACCCCGAGCTCCGGCGCCTCACCACCCCAGCCAATGTAAGGGAATACTGGGTGAAAATACCAAAGGGAACGAAGACCCGCTTTTTGAATAAATTCGCTGCCATCCCCAAGGAAAAACGGCTCATCTGGCGGCGCCACCGGGTGCGTCGGGGAGAGACCCTATCCCTCATAGCAAAGAAATATCGTACCACGGTAACCGCCATCCGCAAAGCGAACAGACTGAGGAACGCCCATCTCATCAGAGAAGGGCAAACCCTCATCATCCCTATGGGACCGGGCAGCTTCCGCTACATCCCCACCCTTAATCTACCATCCACCAGATCGCGAAGAAACTACCGCATTGGGGAACGGATTGTCCATCGGGTACGCCGGGGAGATACCCTTTACAGCATTGCCAAAAGATATCGCACCGATGTCCGCTCGATTATGGTCTGGAATAACCTCTCTCCGGAAAAACCGATCCACCCTGGGGAGCGCCTGGTAATCTGGGCGGGCAAGGTATACCGAGGAAGAAATAACAAAACAGGAAGGATAACCTACAAGGTAAAAAAGGGCGATACCTTATACGACATCGCCAACTACTTCAATGTCCCTCTGGATAAGATCTGCGAGTGGAACGGTCTTTCCAAAAAGAGCAAGATATACCCCGGAGACGAACTCACCATCTATACCAACAATTGA